The following proteins are encoded in a genomic region of Oncorhynchus kisutch isolate 150728-3 linkage group LG18, Okis_V2, whole genome shotgun sequence:
- the LOC109909485 gene encoding olfactory receptor 2AT4: MSAGNHSFVTEFVIVGFPGLQPEFYGLASTVLFLVYFCTAVGNVVILVLFATDRDLHKPMYFVILHLVVSDILFSTTTLPKIIARYWFQAGAISFTGCFVQMYLVHYFGTVNSYILFIMALDRYVSICFPLRYPMIIKNSTIHILSTTAWIVAKAGPLMMVIRAYPLPYCDSNKIMQCYCDHIAITTLACTDRVPYSFPAFVVAMLTLLGPLVFIIFSYCSIIVAVVQIASPQGRLKTLSTCSGQLIIIALYYLPRCFIYLSSNIGIRFSTDLRIVIIMLYSLLPPMINPLIYSFKTKYVKQSLMKRFKKSTDPQKESVPAVS, translated from the coding sequence ATGTCAGCTGGGAATCACAGTTTTGTGACAGAGTTTGTCATCGTTGGGTTCCCTGGACTTCAGCCAGAGTTCTACGGTCTTGCCTCAACTGTATTATTCTTGGTGTATTTTTGCACTGCAGTAGGAAATGTTGTTATTCTTGTATTGTTCGCAACAGACCGGGATCTCCACAAACCCAtgtattttgttattttacatCTGGTTGTTTCTGATATTCTCTTTAGCACCACCACATTACCAAAGATTATTGCCCGGTATTGGTTTCAAGCAGGGGCCATTTCATTCACAGGTTGTTTTGTCCAGATGTACttagtgcactattttggaaCTGTAAATTCATATATTCTATTTATAATGGCTTTAGACCGATATGTTTCAATCTGTTTTCCGCTCAGATATCCAATGATTATCAAAAACTCCACTATTCATATTCTCAGTACCACTGCTTGGATTGTTGCGAAAGCCGGCCCATTGATGATGGTAATTAGGGCCTATCCTCTTCCTTACTGTGACTCAAACAAAATCATGCAGTGCTACTGTGATCATATCGCTATAACAACGCTTGCATGCACTGATAGGGTTCCTTATAGTTTTCCTGCTTTTGTTGTAGCCATGCTGACATTACTGGGACCTCTTGTTTTCATTATATTCTCATATTGCTCTATTATTGTGGCAGTTGTTCAGATTGCGAGCCCCCAAGGCCGCCTCAAAACCCTTTCTACCTGCAGTGGTCAGCTGATCATCATTGCCCTGTATTATCTCCCCAGATGTTTTATTTATCTGTCCAGTAACATCGGCATTAGATTCAGCACTGATTTACGTATTGTTATTATCATGTTGTATAGCCTGCTCCCTCCCATGATCAATCCACTGATTTACAGTTTCAAAACCAAATATGTAAAACAGAGCTTGATGAAAAGATTCAAAAAATCTACTGATCCACAGAAGGAGAGTGTCCCTGCTGTATCTTGA